A genomic stretch from Corynebacterium terpenotabidum Y-11 includes:
- a CDS encoding sulfite exporter TauE/SafE family protein, with the protein MVTVAVVLLVAVLVGAVLQRITGMGLGLIAGPVLSVALGPAAGVTVVNGLSVVNAANNAWSVRDRTDWRRVSFLAGGLILGSLPAVFVVMAMDGPWLMLTVGVLVLLALGVSMFNPEHLQIDERARVPMVVAGMAGGFMSTVVGIAAPAFTVYARLSKWDYRDFVATLHPVILVANTLSFVVKLLILGSIDLRGLPGWIWLIALAAIFVGAWFGDRLNDRLSSENMRKLATLLAFAGAVTLLVNGVIDLV; encoded by the coding sequence GTGGTTACAGTTGCGGTCGTCCTCCTTGTCGCGGTGCTCGTCGGTGCCGTCCTCCAGCGCATCACCGGTATGGGGTTGGGGCTGATCGCCGGGCCGGTGTTGTCGGTGGCGCTGGGGCCGGCGGCGGGGGTGACCGTGGTCAATGGACTGTCTGTGGTCAACGCGGCGAACAATGCCTGGTCGGTACGTGACCGGACCGACTGGCGACGGGTCAGCTTCCTCGCCGGCGGGCTGATCCTCGGCTCACTGCCGGCGGTGTTCGTGGTGATGGCAATGGACGGACCGTGGCTGATGCTGACCGTCGGTGTGCTGGTGTTGCTGGCACTGGGTGTGTCGATGTTCAATCCGGAGCACCTGCAGATCGACGAACGTGCCCGGGTGCCGATGGTGGTCGCCGGAATGGCCGGGGGGTTCATGAGCACCGTGGTGGGGATCGCCGCCCCGGCGTTCACGGTGTATGCCAGGCTGTCGAAGTGGGACTACCGCGATTTCGTGGCGACGCTGCACCCGGTGATTCTTGTGGCGAATACGCTGTCCTTCGTGGTGAAGCTCCTCATACTCGGGAGTATCGATCTTCGCGGTCTGCCGGGGTGGATCTGGCTGATCGCCCTGGCTGCGATCTTCGTCGGGGCGTGGTTCGGCGACCGGCTCAATGACCGGTTGTCCAGTGAGAACATGCGGAAGCTGGCGACACTGCTGGCGTTCGCGGGAGCGGTGACGCTGCTGGTCAACGGTGTGATCGACCTCGTGTAG
- the eno gene encoding phosphopyruvate hydratase, which produces MAEIMQINAREILDSRGNPTVEVEVFLEDGSIGRADVPSGASTGVHEAHELRDGGDRYLGKGVQQAVEFVNNEIDEALAGFEADDQRLIDAKLIELDGTDNKSRLGANAILGVSLAVAKAAAESAGLHLFRYVGGPNGHVLPVPMMNILNGGAHADSGVDVQEFMIAPIGAASFSEALRTGAEVYHSLKKVIKDKGLSTGLGDEGGFAPSVGSTREALDLIDEAVTAAGYTLGTDVALALDVAASEFYSDGVYNFEGGKHTAAEMAQVYKELVEEYALVSIEDPLNEDDWEGWATLTAEIGDKVQLVGDDLFVTNPARLQEGIDTDVANALLVKVNQIGTLTETLDAVALAHNNGYKTMMSHRSGETEDTTIADLAVALNCGQIKTGAPARSERVAKYNQLLRIESYLEDAAVYAGASAFPRFAAKK; this is translated from the coding sequence ATGGCAGAAATCATGCAGATCAACGCCCGCGAGATCCTTGACTCCCGCGGCAACCCGACCGTCGAGGTCGAGGTCTTCCTCGAGGACGGCAGCATCGGTCGTGCCGACGTCCCCTCCGGTGCCTCCACGGGTGTCCACGAGGCACATGAGCTGCGCGACGGTGGCGACCGCTACCTGGGCAAGGGTGTCCAGCAGGCCGTTGAATTCGTCAACAACGAGATCGATGAGGCTCTCGCCGGTTTCGAGGCCGACGACCAGCGTCTCATCGATGCCAAGCTCATCGAGCTTGACGGCACCGACAACAAGTCCCGCCTCGGCGCCAACGCCATCCTCGGCGTCTCCCTCGCCGTGGCGAAGGCCGCTGCCGAGTCTGCCGGACTGCACCTGTTCCGCTACGTCGGCGGTCCGAACGGCCACGTTCTGCCGGTGCCGATGATGAACATCCTCAACGGTGGTGCCCACGCCGATTCCGGTGTGGACGTCCAGGAATTCATGATCGCCCCGATCGGTGCGGCGTCCTTCTCTGAGGCGCTGCGTACCGGCGCGGAGGTCTACCATTCCCTGAAGAAGGTCATCAAGGACAAGGGACTGTCCACCGGCCTGGGTGACGAGGGCGGTTTCGCCCCGTCCGTCGGTTCCACCCGTGAGGCCCTCGACCTCATCGACGAGGCGGTCACCGCCGCCGGCTACACCCTCGGCACCGATGTGGCCCTGGCCCTGGACGTCGCCGCTTCCGAGTTCTACTCCGACGGCGTGTACAACTTCGAGGGCGGAAAGCACACTGCCGCGGAGATGGCCCAGGTCTACAAGGAGCTTGTCGAGGAGTACGCCCTGGTCTCCATCGAGGATCCGCTCAATGAGGACGACTGGGAAGGCTGGGCCACCCTCACCGCCGAGATCGGTGACAAGGTTCAGCTCGTCGGTGACGACCTCTTCGTCACCAACCCGGCCCGCCTGCAGGAGGGCATCGACACCGACGTCGCCAACGCGCTGCTGGTGAAGGTCAACCAGATCGGTACTCTCACCGAGACCCTCGACGCCGTCGCCCTGGCCCACAACAACGGCTACAAGACGATGATGTCCCACCGTTCCGGTGAGACCGAGGACACCACCATCGCGGACCTTGCCGTCGCCCTGAACTGTGGTCAGATCAAGACCGGTGCCCCGGCCCGCTCTGAGCGCGTCGCCAAGTACAACCAGCTGCTGCGCATCGAGAGCTACCTGGAGGACGCCGCCGTCTACGCCGGGGCGTCTGCCTTCCCGCGGTTCGCGGCGAAGAAGTAG
- a CDS encoding metal-dependent transcriptional regulator yields the protein MHVSELPDRSQDYLKKIYDLQEWGRAGSGEARGATLSVLAEHLGQRRSTASEAVKRLVADGLVIHAPYGDITLSEEGRRLALQMVRRHRLLETYLLRELGYGRDEVHEEAEVLEHAVSDLFIARIDAAMGYPDRDPHGDPIPDPEGRVVEHAAVALSAAAEGDRLCVDRISDRDGALLRYLEDHGILPGTMIEVGERPYPDMATVRVIAASGDVEVQLSSAALDAVLCRAVD from the coding sequence ATGCATGTCTCCGAACTTCCCGACCGGTCGCAGGACTATCTGAAGAAGATCTACGACCTGCAGGAATGGGGCCGCGCCGGGTCGGGAGAGGCCCGCGGTGCCACCCTGTCCGTGCTCGCGGAGCACCTCGGGCAGCGTCGGTCGACCGCCTCAGAGGCGGTCAAGCGGCTGGTGGCGGATGGGCTGGTCATCCACGCGCCCTACGGTGACATCACCCTGTCGGAAGAGGGACGCCGCCTCGCGCTGCAGATGGTGCGCCGTCACCGTCTGCTGGAGACCTACCTGTTGCGCGAGCTCGGCTACGGTCGCGATGAGGTCCACGAGGAGGCGGAGGTGCTGGAACACGCCGTCTCCGACCTCTTCATCGCCCGGATCGACGCGGCGATGGGGTATCCGGACCGGGACCCGCACGGCGATCCGATCCCGGACCCGGAGGGCCGGGTCGTGGAACATGCGGCCGTTGCGCTGTCCGCCGCGGCCGAGGGGGACCGGTTGTGCGTCGACCGGATCAGCGACCGGGACGGCGCGCTGCTGCGCTATCTGGAGGACCACGGCATCCTCCCGGGCACCATGATTGAGGTGGGGGAGCGTCCCTATCCGGATATGGCGACGGTACGGGTGATTGCGGCGTCCGGTGACGTCGAGGTGCAGTTGTCGAGCGCCGCGCTGGACGCCGTCCTCTGTCGGGCCGTGGACTGA
- a CDS encoding FtsB family cell division protein: MDETPDRSGHLPAPRSTEARARRTRAAKDAPRQFARSFVELKSSVNPTVLLIAGLVLAAVVVSVATPLRNYFEQRAEIAEVNAQIELQEAEKSQLTEDISRYSSEAYIKEQARTRLGLVEPGETAYRLLDPKIDSGADYVPGEVTETPEPDTPWYSQLWGAVATPASADAEPTEVVPPAEGESPNLPIDPAPQE, from the coding sequence ATGGACGAGACACCCGACCGGTCCGGTCACCTGCCCGCACCTCGGTCGACCGAGGCGCGGGCACGGCGGACCCGGGCGGCGAAAGATGCCCCCCGGCAGTTCGCCCGCTCGTTCGTCGAACTGAAGAGTTCGGTGAACCCCACCGTCCTGCTTATTGCCGGGCTCGTTCTCGCTGCAGTGGTCGTGTCCGTCGCGACCCCGCTGCGCAACTACTTCGAGCAACGCGCGGAGATTGCCGAGGTCAACGCGCAGATCGAGCTGCAGGAGGCGGAGAAGAGTCAGCTGACCGAGGACATCTCGCGCTACAGCAGCGAGGCGTACATCAAGGAGCAGGCACGGACCCGCCTGGGGCTGGTGGAACCGGGGGAGACCGCCTACCGCCTGCTGGACCCGAAGATCGATTCCGGGGCGGACTACGTCCCTGGTGAGGTGACGGAGACTCCGGAGCCGGACACCCCCTGGTACAGCCAGCTGTGGGGAGCGGTGGCCACCCCGGCGAGCGCTGACGCGGAGCCGACCGAGGTCGTACCGCCCGCCGAGGGCGAATCCCCGAACCTGCCGATCGACCCGGCACCGCAGGAATGA
- a CDS encoding zinc-binding metallopeptidase family protein, protein MRRHICRRCGGSLFFENSVCVSCGTDLGYSRAEGTIVPVDAGRYVDADGVPWYVCRNLNLSGCTWLTAEDGGQCEACDLTRTRPNDADVVGLVNFLPSERAKRHLLAELDILGFPVVNKADDSVNGLCFDLLSSVAEDVITGHAEGVVTIDLAEADNAHREQVKSQLNEVYRTMLGHFRHEVGHYMEWQLVENGGDDVLARARELFRDETVDYQETIDRHYREGPPEGWEESYISAYATMHPYEDFAETWAHYLHICDTIQTCVEFGLVAEDTVTVDGPFRDLVTGVWMPQTTALNMVNRSMGKDDLYPFVIPAPVLDKLEFVASLRPAA, encoded by the coding sequence ATGAGAAGACACATCTGTCGGCGTTGTGGCGGTAGCCTGTTTTTCGAGAACTCCGTCTGTGTCAGCTGCGGCACAGACCTGGGATACTCCCGTGCGGAGGGGACGATCGTTCCGGTGGACGCCGGTCGGTACGTCGACGCCGACGGCGTGCCCTGGTACGTCTGCCGCAACCTCAACTTGTCCGGGTGCACCTGGCTCACCGCTGAGGACGGCGGACAGTGCGAGGCCTGTGACCTCACCCGGACGCGTCCGAATGACGCGGACGTGGTCGGCCTGGTGAATTTCCTGCCGTCGGAGCGGGCGAAGCGGCATCTTCTCGCGGAGCTGGACATCCTGGGTTTCCCGGTCGTCAACAAGGCGGATGACTCGGTCAACGGGCTGTGCTTCGACCTGTTGTCCTCGGTGGCGGAGGATGTCATCACCGGGCATGCCGAAGGTGTGGTGACCATCGACCTCGCGGAGGCGGACAACGCCCATCGGGAGCAGGTGAAATCCCAGCTCAACGAGGTGTACCGGACGATGCTCGGACATTTCCGGCACGAGGTGGGGCACTACATGGAGTGGCAGCTGGTCGAGAACGGTGGAGACGATGTGCTCGCCCGGGCCCGGGAACTCTTCCGTGATGAGACCGTCGATTACCAGGAGACGATTGACCGGCACTACCGCGAGGGGCCGCCGGAGGGCTGGGAGGAATCCTACATCTCCGCCTATGCGACGATGCACCCCTATGAGGATTTCGCCGAGACCTGGGCCCACTATCTGCACATCTGCGACACGATCCAGACCTGCGTCGAGTTCGGCCTGGTGGCGGAGGATACGGTCACCGTGGACGGCCCGTTCCGCGACCTGGTCACCGGGGTGTGGATGCCGCAGACAACGGCCCTGAACATGGTGAACCGGTCGATGGGAAAGGACGACCTCTATCCCTTCGTGATTCCGGCGCCGGTGCTCGACAAGCTGGAGTTCGTGGCGTCCCTGCGTCCGGCTGCGTGA
- a CDS encoding MazG nucleotide pyrophosphohydrolase domain-containing protein, with protein sequence MSVVLLDPRFPAMLPVDAVPLLGGDVAYTEEVPVRIRWVIADLGGHTVDDSDVLVTTDPDNETVLARLDQGDDLVRSPSLLVSMEPDRELEAPASAPVLEPTPEITVSGGGYVDGEIVATDEHTAAVAGMRRTTRTEIPGSVMDELEDAVALMTRALRQGEWEQEQTHHSLLAYLREETEELAEVIDAPELDEQDLCRELSDILLQVLFHAEIANRRGAFDIGHVAGAFVAKMHNRAPYLFEDAERPVSREEQDRLWAEGRVREGKAPYKEPTPDKEPAPAPAPAPAPAPAPASAPEPEPRVEPEAEVFPAVGAQPAASPLAASPLAAAEEIIEMARAAGLKDTEIPTDIRYPMVGLESDSPGDAEDRLMQAVLVFRRQLEQRQAGWGTSPGTDENLG encoded by the coding sequence ATGTCAGTCGTACTCCTGGATCCACGGTTCCCCGCGATGCTTCCGGTCGACGCCGTCCCGTTGCTCGGCGGCGATGTCGCCTACACCGAGGAGGTGCCGGTGCGGATCCGCTGGGTGATCGCTGATCTCGGTGGCCACACCGTCGACGACTCCGACGTCCTCGTCACCACCGACCCGGACAATGAGACGGTCCTGGCCCGTCTCGACCAAGGTGATGATCTGGTGCGTTCGCCCAGCCTGCTGGTGTCGATGGAACCTGACCGGGAACTTGAGGCGCCCGCTTCTGCACCGGTGCTGGAACCCACCCCGGAGATCACCGTCTCCGGTGGGGGTTACGTGGACGGGGAGATCGTCGCCACCGACGAGCACACCGCCGCTGTGGCGGGTATGCGCCGCACAACCCGGACCGAGATCCCCGGGTCGGTGATGGACGAGCTGGAGGACGCCGTCGCCCTGATGACCCGCGCGCTGCGACAGGGCGAATGGGAACAGGAGCAGACCCACCACAGCCTGCTCGCCTACCTGCGGGAGGAGACCGAGGAGCTGGCCGAGGTCATCGATGCTCCGGAGCTCGATGAGCAGGATCTGTGCCGGGAGCTCTCGGACATCCTGTTGCAGGTGCTCTTCCACGCGGAGATCGCGAACCGGCGCGGGGCCTTCGATATCGGCCATGTCGCCGGGGCGTTCGTGGCGAAGATGCACAACCGTGCCCCGTACCTCTTCGAGGATGCCGAGCGTCCGGTCTCCAGGGAGGAGCAGGACCGGCTGTGGGCGGAGGGGCGCGTCCGCGAAGGGAAGGCCCCGTACAAGGAACCGACCCCGGACAAGGAACCGGCACCGGCACCGGCACCGGCACCGGCACCGGCACCGGCACCGGCGTCGGCGCCGGAGCCGGAACCGCGGGTGGAGCCGGAGGCGGAGGTGTTCCCGGCGGTGGGCGCGCAGCCGGCGGCGTCCCCGCTGGCGGCGTCCCCGCTGGCGGCGGCGGAGGAGATCATCGAGATGGCCCGGGCCGCCGGGCTGAAGGACACCGAGATCCCCACCGATATCCGCTACCCGATGGTCGGCCTCGAGAGTGACTCCCCGGGGGACGCGGAGGACCGTCTCATGCAGGCTGTCCTGGTGTTCCGGCGTCAGCTGGAGCAGCGGCAGGCAGGGTGGGGGACATCACCCGGAACGGACGAGAACCTCGGGTAG
- a CDS encoding Ppx/GppA phosphatase family protein, producing MSVVAAIDCGTNSIRLLVSRVEEDGSLTELNRDNIIVRLGQGVDATGRFADEALARVDAALGVYADRMVELGVSDVAMGATSATRDAENREEFFALTRRHLGRIKEGAQAEVVSGVQEAELSFAGAVMDLPAGDGPVLVIDLGGGSTEFVVDAGRGGAYSTQMGCVRLTERFLHSDPPTVEEVAAAREYVDAQLAIAESTVDLSSVRRVVGVAGTITTLAAVHLGLEDYDATRTHMAELSLADFRDTALRVLGESVATRRAYPMMHPGRADVIGGGCVVVDAVASRFLGQGLTTFTVSEKDILDGLLASVIARNS from the coding sequence ATGAGCGTCGTTGCGGCGATCGACTGCGGGACCAACTCCATCCGGCTGCTCGTGTCGCGGGTGGAGGAGGATGGTTCGCTGACCGAGCTGAACCGGGACAACATCATCGTCCGTCTGGGACAGGGGGTGGACGCCACCGGACGGTTCGCCGACGAGGCCCTGGCCCGGGTGGACGCCGCCCTCGGTGTCTACGCCGACCGCATGGTCGAGCTCGGGGTGTCCGATGTGGCGATGGGTGCGACGTCGGCCACCCGCGACGCGGAGAACCGCGAGGAATTCTTCGCGCTGACCCGCCGTCACCTGGGTCGAATCAAGGAAGGTGCACAGGCCGAGGTGGTCTCGGGTGTGCAGGAGGCTGAGCTGTCCTTCGCCGGCGCGGTGATGGACCTGCCGGCGGGCGACGGGCCGGTGCTCGTCATCGACCTGGGCGGCGGCTCCACGGAGTTCGTAGTGGACGCCGGTCGCGGTGGCGCGTACTCGACCCAGATGGGTTGTGTGCGGCTGACGGAACGGTTCCTGCACTCGGATCCTCCGACGGTCGAGGAGGTGGCTGCTGCGCGGGAGTACGTGGACGCACAGCTGGCGATCGCGGAGTCGACCGTGGACCTGTCCTCGGTGCGTCGGGTGGTCGGTGTGGCCGGCACGATCACGACGCTGGCGGCGGTGCACCTGGGGCTGGAGGACTATGACGCGACGCGGACACACATGGCGGAGCTGTCCCTGGCTGATTTCCGGGACACGGCCCTGCGTGTGCTGGGTGAGTCGGTGGCGACCCGCCGCGCGTACCCGATGATGCACCCGGGCCGGGCCGACGTCATCGGTGGTGGCTGCGTGGTCGTGGATGCCGTGGCGTCGAGGTTCCTGGGCCAGGGGCTGACCACGTTCACGGTGAGTGAGAAAGATATCCTGGACGGACTGCTGGCGTCCGTGATCGCACGGAACAGCTGA
- a CDS encoding lysozyme family protein translates to MRTSAGVTGLLCALLLVIVVVGGLVVGVGDRDDDRIDIPEDVPPADAGDVADVAGTASSLDISEDFLVAYLAGAESAATEYPDCHLAWNTLAGIGYVESRHGSYGVRNGRITGPALDGSGGFMEIPDTDDGRLDGDREYDRAVGPMQFLPDSWRMLGDGGDPQDITDAAPAAARLLCAGGRDLATPEGWSEAVLAYNRSGEYLTTVRDAAANYAVGQPAA, encoded by the coding sequence GTGCGGACCTCGGCCGGTGTGACCGGACTTCTGTGCGCCCTGCTGCTGGTGATCGTGGTCGTCGGTGGGCTCGTCGTCGGTGTGGGCGACCGGGACGATGACCGGATCGACATTCCCGAGGACGTCCCGCCGGCAGATGCCGGCGATGTCGCAGACGTGGCGGGCACGGCGTCCTCCCTGGATATTTCGGAGGACTTCCTGGTCGCCTACCTGGCTGGCGCTGAGAGTGCCGCCACGGAGTATCCGGACTGTCACCTGGCGTGGAACACCTTGGCCGGGATCGGCTACGTGGAGAGCAGGCACGGCAGCTACGGGGTGCGCAACGGCCGGATCACCGGTCCCGCGCTTGACGGGAGTGGCGGGTTCATGGAGATTCCGGACACCGATGACGGACGCCTCGACGGTGACCGTGAATACGACCGCGCCGTCGGCCCCATGCAGTTCCTGCCCGATTCCTGGCGGATGCTCGGCGACGGCGGGGATCCACAGGACATCACCGACGCGGCTCCTGCTGCCGCCCGTCTCCTGTGCGCGGGTGGCCGGGATCTGGCGACACCGGAGGGGTGGTCGGAGGCCGTCCTCGCCTACAACCGGTCCGGGGAATACCTGACCACGGTGCGGGACGCCGCCGCGAACTATGCAGTGGGGCAGCCCGCCGCCTGA
- a CDS encoding DUF501 domain-containing protein, whose translation MSVSDEDFEIMSRQLGRKIRGAVEVSYRTPDGQPAVVKTTPKLPDGTPFPTLYYLTDPRLTAEASRLEVAGVMRTMQERLGTDEALAADYRAAHEHYLAERNAMEDLGTDFSGGGMPDRVKCLHVLIAYALAEGPDRVQLGTEAVALAAAHTPKLSGTAIPADWPTPESLGTSLEAAMAE comes from the coding sequence ATGAGCGTGTCCGACGAGGACTTCGAGATCATGTCCCGGCAGCTGGGGCGGAAGATCCGCGGGGCGGTCGAGGTGTCGTACCGCACCCCGGACGGCCAGCCCGCAGTGGTGAAGACCACCCCGAAGCTGCCGGACGGGACCCCGTTCCCCACGCTGTACTACCTCACTGATCCGCGGTTGACCGCCGAGGCGTCCCGCCTGGAGGTCGCCGGGGTGATGCGCACTATGCAGGAGCGCCTCGGCACCGACGAGGCGCTTGCGGCAGACTACCGTGCGGCGCATGAGCACTATCTCGCCGAGCGCAATGCGATGGAGGACCTCGGCACGGATTTCTCCGGCGGCGGTATGCCTGACCGGGTGAAGTGCCTGCACGTGCTCATCGCCTACGCGCTGGCGGAAGGCCCGGACCGGGTGCAGCTCGGGACCGAGGCTGTCGCCCTGGCGGCGGCGCACACCCCGAAGCTCTCGGGAACCGCCATCCCGGCGGACTGGCCGACGCCGGAGTCGCTGGGGACCTCGCTTGAGGCGGCGATGGCGGAATGA